In the genome of Blastopirellula retiformator, the window AAGCAGATCACTGGCACAACCGGCGCCCGCATCCGGATATTGCTCCAAAAGAAGGCGTGCACCAGCGTAAAACTAAGTGCTAGCAGCACCCCCCAGAGCCAGGGCGGCGACCAAAGTTTTCGGCCCAGCGCCACCGCGCCAACCGCCGCCAGGGCGAACTGAGCCAAGTAAAACCCGCCGACGCCATACCGCGCCAAGCGGCGCGATAGCGACTCTTCGCTGGAGAGAGCATGCGGGGCCAGACGCCAATAGCGACCGACGCGAATCAGCGTCGACCATGCGAACATCGCCGGCCGCTGGCCAATCGTCTCTTTCGCTTCGGCGTAGGCGGCCCGGTCGCGCTGCCATTCGTTGATCGAGGTTGGTTGCTTGGGATGCTGACGGTTGAAGCGGGCATGCAACTCATCGCTGTCCCACACCGGCTCTTCGCCTTGCTGGAGAAACTGGTAGAACTCGGGATTGTTGCCCCACAGCAGGGTATATCCGCCATGCGTCGTCCCCAGCACGATGTGGTTGTCAAAGATCATGTAATTGCGGGCCACCCATGGCGCCAGCAAAAACGCGCTGATCATTGAAATGACGGCCGCCGCGGCCAAACCGCGATACTGGCGATAGTAGAAGCAGGGAAGGGCCGCCGTGCATAGGGCCAGCCAAACCAGGAAGGTCGGCCGCGAATAAACGGCCAGCATCATCGCACCGGCGACGTTGATGGCCTGAACGGTCATATTCTTCTTGTACTGTTCGGCGTCGGCAATCAGCGTGATGCTGAGGGAAGTCAGGGCCAATAGCGCCGCCGCGGCGAGCAATGTCCCTAAGGTCTCGGTCATGACGAACATCGCCTGATTCAGCAGCACCGGGTCGATCGCCGTCAGCAGCGCCGCCAGCGGGGCCCAGCGCCAATAGCCCATCAGGGCCGCCCAGGCATAGACGATGCCGACCGTCAGTACGCCCATGATCAGGTGGAGCGCGGCGACCTCAGCAGGCTTGACCTGCCCCGAAGGGGAGGCGATCGCAAGCAATAATGGGTAGAGCGCCGGTCGATAGGCGGTCGGCTCAGCGGGATCCTCGAGCGTGTAAGAATGCTTCTCGATCAGGTTGATCGCCAGCAGGCGGTAGCTGTCGGGATCGTCGGCCAGGCGCGAAAGCGAGACGTAGCCAACCGCACCGCGCACCAGCAATGCGGCCAGCAGCACCAGGTAAAACCGGCGGTCGGCAAACAAGCGATAGGCTGGGGTGAGCTCATTTTTCATGGAGCTATTGTACCATCGCACCTCGCAAGCGACGCCGCCGCACGTTTACAATGGCGAAACGCTTCCTATTATCCCGGAAATGCCTGTGCTTGACCGTTCGATTGAACTGCTGGTCCGATTTCGCGTTGTGACGCTGATTCTGGGGATCTGTCTGCTTGGCGTCTCGTTGGTCATCGGGCAGTCGCTTCATTTTGATCGCTCGATCGACAACATGTTCGCCCCTGGCGATCCGCTGCTGGCCCCCTATCTGCGGCTGAAAGAGATTTTTGGCGGCAACGAAGTCGTCTTGGCCGCCTATCCCGATCCAGAACTGTTCGACGAGTCCGAGGTCGGCATGGATCGGCTGATCGCGATGCGTGAGCAGGTCATGGCCCTGGAGGGGGTCGGCGACGTGCTGTCGATCGACCGCCCCATTGGCAAAGAGATCGTCAATCCCGACAACAACCGGGCATACAAGTTGCGCGACACCTTCGCCCGCCTGACGCACAACGAAGAAGGAACCATCGCAGCCCTGGTCTGCATTCTCGTTCCCGAGACGGAAACCACGGTGTCGCGGACCGAGATCATCGACAAGATTCGGGCAATCGTCTCACAGCAGCCCGGCGGCATGATCACCGGCGAGCCAGTGATGGTGGTCGATGGGTTTCGCTACGTCGAAGAAGATGGCGCCCGGCTCGGTTGGGCGACGTCGCTGCTACTGGGTCTGGTCATTCTGATCGCGTTCCGCAGCGTGCGATGGGTGATCGCGGCGATCGCCGTGGTGCAGTTGACGCTGTGGCTCACTCAGGCGAGTCTGGCGGTGGCCGGGTTTCAACTGAGCATGGTCAGTTCGATGTTGACGGCGATTGTGACGGTGATTGGCGTCGCGACGGTGACCCATGTACTGATTCGCTTTCGGGAGTTTCGCGCTCAAGGTTTCGAGCCGGAGCCAGCCTTGATCGCGACCGGCAAACTGCTCGCCGCGCCGATCTTCTGGGCCTGTGCGACCGACGCCGTCGGCTTTGGCGCCCTGATGGTGACCAATGTCGGCCCGGTGCATGACTTTGGCGTGATGATGGCGGTTGGTGCGTTGATGGTGATCGTCAGCGTCAGTCTGTTGGTCCCCGGCGTCATTTTGATTGGCGCCTTCGGCAGCGACGCCGGACGGATTTGGGGCGAAGCGGGGCTCGACGGCGGGCTCGACATGACGGTCCGCTGGGTCGAACGTCACCCGGTGTGGATTGTTCTGCTGGCGGCGGTGATGCTGGGCGCTGCGATTGTCGGTTCGACCCGCTTGGAAGTCGAAAGCGACTTTACCAAGAATTTTCGCGAAGGCGCCCCGATCGTCGTCGCCTATGACTATATCGAAGAAAACCTGGGCGGCGCCGGAGTCTGGGATATTATGCTGCCAGCCCCGGAGAGGCTCGATTGGCCCTATATTCAACGCGTCAATCAGCTCGAGAAAAAACTGAAGGCAGAAGCGCCGGAGCTGACGCAAACGTTGAGCTTGGCTGATGCGATCATGGCCGGTTCACCCCGTGATCTCGAATCGCTTTCATTCGTACTTCTCCGCAACACCGCGATCAACATGGGGATGTCCAAATTTCAAAAAGACATGCCTGGCATCTTGAATGCGCTGCATGCCGAGGATCCGGAGCAGCCGGGCAAGTATTGGTTTCGCGTGATGCTGCTGTCGCACGAACGTCGCGACGCGGCCGAGAAGAAAGCGCTGATCGAAAAGGTAGAGCGCATCGCCAGTGAGTTTGAACTGGCCGATGCGCCTGAGCAAGAGCCGCAAGTGACCGGCTTCTTCGTGCTGCTTACGTACTTGATCGACAGCTTGATCGCCGATCAGTGGCGGGCTTTCCTATTGGCGATTGGCGGGATCACGTTGATGATGCTGGTCGCGCTGCGAGACGTGCGTTACGCGTTGATTGCCCTGGTCCCCAACGTGTTGCCGGTGCTAGTGGTGACCGGTTGCATTGGACTGTTGGGCGTAAAGATCAATATGGGCGCCGCCATGATCGCCGCCGTGTCGCTTGGCCTTTCGGTCGACTCCAGCCTGCACTACATCATCGGCTTTCAGCGAGCGATGGCGAAGGGGCTGAGCGTGACCAAGTCGATCGCCGAAGTGCAGCAAAGCGTTGGCCGAGCGTTGATCTTCGCCACGATTGCGCTGATCCTGGGCTTTAGCGTCCTTTTCTTCAGCAACTTCATTCCGACCGTCTACTTTGGGGTGTTGGTCAGTCTGACGATGCTCGGCGGCCTGTTCGGCAATCTGATCCTATTGCCGCTCTTGTTGCGGTGGACGACGCGAGACAAAGAGGCGCCAAGCGAACCCGCGCCGGCGTAGAAGGCCCGTTGCCGTCGCGTGACGCTCTCTCTATTCTGAAGACTTCCCCAGTTTTCTCCATCTGAAGCTGCGTATTGATATGAAAATCGCCTACCTCGACTGTCCCAGCGGTATTGCCGGCGACATGACCCTGGCCGCCATGATTGACGCCGGCGTGCCTCTTGAGCTACTGCAAGATGGCATCACCTCGCTCGGCTTGCCCGGCGTCAGCCTGGTCGTCGAAGAAGTGAAACGGCATGGCTTTCGCGCCCTGCATCTGTGCGTCGACCATGAGCCGGAACATGCGCACCGCCATCTGCATCACATCGATGCGATGATCGACGCCGGCCAGTTGACCGCCGCCCAAAAAGAACTGGCCAAGCGGATCTTCCTGAAGGTGGGCGAGGCGGAAGCGAAGGTGCATGGGTCGACCCTGCAGAAGGTCCACTTCCACGAAGTTGGCGCTGTCGACTCGATCGCCGATATCGTCGGCGCCGCGATCGGCTGGGACTATCTGGGAGTCGACCGAATCGTCTGTTCGCCGGTGCCGACCGGGACCGGTTATATCGAGATCGCCCATGGCCGCTGCAGCGTTCCGGCCCCGGCGACCGCCGAGATCTTGAAGGGGATTCCGCTCGCCGCTTCCGACGTTCCCTGCGAGCTGACCACGCCGACCGGGGCCGCGATCGTCGCCACGGTGGTTGATCAGTTTGGTCCGCTGCCGGCGATGCAGATCGACCGGATCGGCTATGGCGCCGGGACGAAGGAGCTGAAATCGCAGGCCAACATCGTCCGCCTGATGCTGGGCGAAACGGCGGATCCGCTCGATAGCGATCAGGTCTGGGTGGTCGAAACCAACCTGGACGATATCTCGGGCGAGGTGATCGGGCATGCGTCGAACTTGCTGCTTGAGAAAGGGGCGCTCGACGTCTATAGCACGTCGATCCAGATGAAAAAGAATCGCCCTGGCGTGCAGCTGACCGTACTGTGCGACGCCGCCGACCTGGCGAAGATGGAGCGGATTTTGTTCCGCGAGACCGGGACTTTGGGGGTCCGGCGGTTTCCGGTCAGCCGTCACAAGCTGGTTCGCCGCGAGCACACGGTCGAAACGCCGTTTGGCCCCATCGCCGGCAAATTGGCCTGGATTGAAGGGGGCCCGGCCAGTTTTTCGCCCGAATATGAAGCCTGCCGCGTCGTGGCGACCCAGCAAGACAAGCCGCTGCGGAAAATTTATGACGCCGCCCAGGCCGCATTCGACCCAAATTCGCTTTGAGCCGCAGGGCGAAACGACGTAAGATACGGCGAGACTTTTCCTGCTCGCCGTTTTTTCTGCGCTAAGGCGGTTTCCAATGGACTGGATTCGCGAATATTTGCCCTACCTCGCCTTCTTTGGCGGTTTGTCGATCCTGACCTGGATCATGCTGCGCCGCGTCTGGATGCGGCAGCGGAAGTCGAAGCGCGAAACCTCCAACGAGCCGCTCATCCGCGTTCCCTACACCAGCGATCGTCCCTTCACCATGAGCGGTGGGCCCAACGACTTGCAGCGGTGGCAAGCCGAGATGTTGACGATCACGCGACAGTTTCAGGCCGAACTGAATACGAAGATCCATTTCCTGCAACAGGCGATGACCCTGGCCGAGCAGGACGCCCAACGCTTGCAAACGCTGATCGACGCCGCCCAAGAACAAGGGATCGCCGCCGACACCGTCGCCGTCGATCAGTTGCGGCAGGCGATGCAAGAGGCGGCCAAGATTGACCCGGGCGCGGCCCCTGACTTTGGCGTCATCACCGAAACCTTGTGCGACGCCAAGAAAAAGAACGAACTCTACGCGCTTTCCGATGACGGCAAGACGGTCGAGGAGATCGCCGCCGAACTCGAAATGGACCCGGCCGCCGTCGAGATGGTCCTCAGCATGCGCGGCTGACCGACAACCAGCCGAGGAGAACGGCAATGGAATACGCAGAGTACTTCCAAGAATTCCCCGACGCTTATGCGAAGATCGTCGCCGGGCTTGATCGGGTCAACACGCTGTACGCCTATTTGATCGACCGAGGTCTGCTCGACCACGCCGAGTCGGTCCTCTCGATTGGCGCCGGCAGCGGCGATGTCGAAGTCCGGATCGCCAAACAGACCGGCCGGCAGATCGCCGTGGTTGAGCCGTCGCAGGTTTACTTCGATCAATTTATGCAAAACGTCGCCGAGGCAGGCGTCCAAGATTTGTTGATCGAGGCGCATCGGCAATCATTTCAAGATTTTCAGCCCCCGCGTCAGTACGACGTGGCGCTATCCCTCTTCTCTTGGTTTGCCTTTGATTTAGATCGAGCGCTGCTATTGAAGGCGCTCGCTTGTCGCGCACCGGAAGGCAAGCTACTGATCTGTTTGCCTACCGAAGATTGTCCGGCCAGCCGGATCTCGGCCTTTAGTCGCTCGGGCGGAATCAATCTTACCAGCGATCGATTGTCGCACTGGGCCCGCCGCGAAGGGTTTGACCATGATTATGACATTTACCATGGCGTCGTCCCGGTCGGGCTTTATCTGCAGGAAGGGGGACTGACCGAACAGGGGAAGGACCTGGCCTCGTTTTTGGCGGCGACTCCCTGGGACGAGATGTCGGACGAGTTAAGGGAAGCCTCGCTGGAAGCGATCCAAGCGGGGCGTCGCGGCGATCAGATCGATCATGCCAGCGGTTGCTTGCTTTTCGACGCCGGGAAGCACGCCGCTGCCGAGTAACGGTCGCTTACGACTTGTACTCCGCTTGTTGCTCGCGGTATTCGTGCAGGGCGACCGCCACGGTACGCAGCAGCTCTTCGCGGCCCAGCGGTTTGGTGAGATATCCCGAGCAGCCTGCCTCCAGGGCGCCGTCGAGTCGGTGATTAGCGATTTGCAACTGCTGCCCCAATATCGCCATCGACGGCAGTTTCAATACTTCCGGCGTCAACCGAATCAACACCAAGACGGTCGCCCACGAGATGGCCGCGGTCAGCGCCTTGATCAAGCCCGAAAAGCGATAGACCGGCCACCAAGAGATGCCCGCTTCGACCAGGTGGCCAAAGCCGC includes:
- a CDS encoding efflux RND transporter permease subunit, translating into MELLYHRTSQATPPHVYNGETLPIIPEMPVLDRSIELLVRFRVVTLILGICLLGVSLVIGQSLHFDRSIDNMFAPGDPLLAPYLRLKEIFGGNEVVLAAYPDPELFDESEVGMDRLIAMREQVMALEGVGDVLSIDRPIGKEIVNPDNNRAYKLRDTFARLTHNEEGTIAALVCILVPETETTVSRTEIIDKIRAIVSQQPGGMITGEPVMVVDGFRYVEEDGARLGWATSLLLGLVILIAFRSVRWVIAAIAVVQLTLWLTQASLAVAGFQLSMVSSMLTAIVTVIGVATVTHVLIRFREFRAQGFEPEPALIATGKLLAAPIFWACATDAVGFGALMVTNVGPVHDFGVMMAVGALMVIVSVSLLVPGVILIGAFGSDAGRIWGEAGLDGGLDMTVRWVERHPVWIVLLAAVMLGAAIVGSTRLEVESDFTKNFREGAPIVVAYDYIEENLGGAGVWDIMLPAPERLDWPYIQRVNQLEKKLKAEAPELTQTLSLADAIMAGSPRDLESLSFVLLRNTAINMGMSKFQKDMPGILNALHAEDPEQPGKYWFRVMLLSHERRDAAEKKALIEKVERIASEFELADAPEQEPQVTGFFVLLTYLIDSLIADQWRAFLLAIGGITLMMLVALRDVRYALIALVPNVLPVLVVTGCIGLLGVKINMGAAMIAAVSLGLSVDSSLHYIIGFQRAMAKGLSVTKSIAEVQQSVGRALIFATIALILGFSVLFFSNFIPTVYFGVLVSLTMLGGLFGNLILLPLLLRWTTRDKEAPSEPAPA
- a CDS encoding SAM-dependent methyltransferase — translated: MEYAEYFQEFPDAYAKIVAGLDRVNTLYAYLIDRGLLDHAESVLSIGAGSGDVEVRIAKQTGRQIAVVEPSQVYFDQFMQNVAEAGVQDLLIEAHRQSFQDFQPPRQYDVALSLFSWFAFDLDRALLLKALACRAPEGKLLICLPTEDCPASRISAFSRSGGINLTSDRLSHWARREGFDHDYDIYHGVVPVGLYLQEGGLTEQGKDLASFLAATPWDEMSDELREASLEAIQAGRRGDQIDHASGCLLFDAGKHAAAE
- the larC gene encoding nickel pincer cofactor biosynthesis protein LarC, which translates into the protein MKIAYLDCPSGIAGDMTLAAMIDAGVPLELLQDGITSLGLPGVSLVVEEVKRHGFRALHLCVDHEPEHAHRHLHHIDAMIDAGQLTAAQKELAKRIFLKVGEAEAKVHGSTLQKVHFHEVGAVDSIADIVGAAIGWDYLGVDRIVCSPVPTGTGYIEIAHGRCSVPAPATAEILKGIPLAASDVPCELTTPTGAAIVATVVDQFGPLPAMQIDRIGYGAGTKELKSQANIVRLMLGETADPLDSDQVWVVETNLDDISGEVIGHASNLLLEKGALDVYSTSIQMKKNRPGVQLTVLCDAADLAKMERILFRETGTLGVRRFPVSRHKLVRREHTVETPFGPIAGKLAWIEGGPASFSPEYEACRVVATQQDKPLRKIYDAAQAAFDPNSL